One genomic segment of Flavobacteriales bacterium includes these proteins:
- a CDS encoding DUF3108 domain-containing protein, with protein LLSGFLCIFTVHAQVMKPREVDLDLQPYKELPRTENKAFDIGEKLTYRLHYGFVDAGEATVEVRPTEYSRLGRPMYHVVGKGRTLGAFNWFFKVRDRYESYMDQESLMPWKFVRRIEEGKYKKSQDYIFHHHRAAVDNGKGQVFEIPVGAQDMISAFYYARTLDFSDARPGDQFTIQTFMDDEVYDLHIKYLGKEVVNLRKGKFRCMKFVPVVQEGRIFEDSEDLQVWITDDDNKIPILAKAEVLVGSIKMEVVKYEGLSHAIAKVDD; from the coding sequence CTATTGAGCGGCTTCCTGTGCATATTCACCGTACATGCCCAAGTGATGAAACCCAGAGAGGTGGATCTGGACCTACAACCCTATAAGGAACTTCCCAGGACCGAGAACAAGGCATTCGACATAGGAGAGAAATTGACCTATAGACTGCACTATGGATTTGTAGATGCTGGAGAGGCTACGGTAGAAGTTCGCCCCACCGAATACAGCCGTCTGGGACGGCCGATGTATCACGTGGTAGGAAAAGGCAGGACACTGGGAGCCTTCAACTGGTTCTTCAAGGTAAGGGACCGCTATGAATCCTACATGGACCAAGAAAGCCTGATGCCATGGAAATTCGTTAGAAGGATCGAAGAAGGCAAGTACAAGAAGAGCCAAGACTATATCTTCCACCATCACCGCGCAGCGGTAGATAATGGTAAAGGGCAGGTATTCGAGATTCCCGTAGGTGCACAGGATATGATATCCGCATTCTACTACGCACGTACACTCGATTTCTCCGATGCTAGACCCGGTGACCAATTCACCATACAGACCTTCATGGATGACGAGGTCTATGATCTGCATATCAAGTACCTCGGTAAAGAAGTCGTCAATCTGAGAAAAGGAAAATTCAGATGCATGAAATTCGTTCCTGTGGTGCAGGAGGGCAGGATCTTCGAAGATTCAGAAGACCTACAGGTATGGATCACCGATGATGACAATAAGATTCCCATCCTGGCAAAGGCCGAAGTACTCGTAGGGTCCATCAAGATGGAGGTCGTGAAGTATGAAGGTCTTTCGCACGCCATCGCCAAGGTGGACGATTGA